A single Mangifera indica cultivar Alphonso chromosome 20, CATAS_Mindica_2.1, whole genome shotgun sequence DNA region contains:
- the LOC123204150 gene encoding peroxisomal acyl-coenzyme A oxidase 1-like isoform X1: MCGANYLAEERNKAQFDVSEMKIVWASSRHAFERSDRIARLVASDPGMFVPAIKGQGTGEQQQKWLPLAYKMEIIGCSAQTELGHGSNVQGLETTATIDPQTDEFIIHSPTLSSSKSACSGSTRFLSDSQHSLIIDGKDHGVHGFIVQLRSFDHVRIPRNQMLMRFVGEWLKWLYTNVTQRLQANDFSTLPEAHACTTGVDWLFTTHHYSLTMTWLMRFEQPCWMDASN, translated from the exons ATGTGCGGCGCTAATTATCTAGCTGAGGAGAGGAACAAGGCCCAATTCGATGTCAGCGAGATGAAGATCGTCTGGGCCAGCTCTCGCCACGCCTTTGAACGCTCAGATCGGATTGCTCGACTAGTCGCCAGTGATCCG GGAATGTTTGTACCAGCTATTAAGGGACAGGGGACAGGTGAACAACAACAGAAATGGTTGCCATTGGCATATAAGATGGAAATAATTGGCTGCTCTGCACAAACTGAGCTTGGTCATGGCTCCAATGTTCAAGGGCTTGAAACCACTGCAACAATTGATCCTCAGACTGATGAGTTCATTATTCACAGTCCTACACTTAGTTCAAGTAAA TCAGCTTGTAGTGGCAGCACCAGGTTCCTATCAGATTCCCAACATAGTCTAATAATAGATGGCAAGGACCATGGAGTGCATG GTTTTATTGTACAGCTACGGAGCTTTGATCATGTGCGTATCCCTAGGAATCAAATGTTGATGCG ATTTGTTGGTGAGTGGTTGAAATGGCTGTATACTAATGTGACACAAAGATTGCAAGCTAATGATTTCTCTACATTGCCCGAGGCTCATGCATGTACTACAG GAGTTGATTGGCTCTTCACTACTCATCATTATTCTCTCACGATGACCTGGCTAATGAGGTTTGAACAACCATGCTGGATGGATGCTAGTAATTAA
- the LOC123204150 gene encoding peroxisomal acyl-coenzyme A oxidase 1-like isoform X2, whose product MCGANYLAEERNKAQFDVSEMKIVWASSRHAFERSDRIARLVASDPGMFVPAIKGQGTGEQQQKWLPLAYKMEIIGCSAQTELGHGSNVQGLETTATIDPQTDEFIIHSPTLSSSKVIDYKTQQNRLFPLVAFAYAFRFVGEWLKWLYTNVTQRLQANDFSTLPEAHACTTGVDWLFTTHHYSLTMTWLMRFEQPCWMDASN is encoded by the exons ATGTGCGGCGCTAATTATCTAGCTGAGGAGAGGAACAAGGCCCAATTCGATGTCAGCGAGATGAAGATCGTCTGGGCCAGCTCTCGCCACGCCTTTGAACGCTCAGATCGGATTGCTCGACTAGTCGCCAGTGATCCG GGAATGTTTGTACCAGCTATTAAGGGACAGGGGACAGGTGAACAACAACAGAAATGGTTGCCATTGGCATATAAGATGGAAATAATTGGCTGCTCTGCACAAACTGAGCTTGGTCATGGCTCCAATGTTCAAGGGCTTGAAACCACTGCAACAATTGATCCTCAGACTGATGAGTTCATTATTCACAGTCCTACACTTAGTTCAAGTAAA GTGATTGATTACAAAACTCAGCAAAATCGACTCTTTCCATTGGTCGCTTTTGCCTATGCTTTCAGATTTGTTGGTGAGTGGTTGAAATGGCTGTATACTAATGTGACACAAAGATTGCAAGCTAATGATTTCTCTACATTGCCCGAGGCTCATGCATGTACTACAG GAGTTGATTGGCTCTTCACTACTCATCATTATTCTCTCACGATGACCTGGCTAATGAGGTTTGAACAACCATGCTGGATGGATGCTAGTAATTAA
- the LOC123204150 gene encoding peroxisomal acyl-coenzyme A oxidase 1-like isoform X3: MCGANYLAEERNKAQFDVSEMKIVWASSRHAFERSDRIARLVASDPGMFVPAIKGQGTGEQQQKWLPLAYKMEIIGCSAQTELGHGSNVQGLETTATIDPQTDEFIIHSPTLSSSKSACSGSTRFLSDSQHSLIIDGKDHGVHGFIVQLRSFDHVRIPRNQMLMRFVGEWLKWLYTNVTQRLQANDFSTLPEAHACTTG; encoded by the exons ATGTGCGGCGCTAATTATCTAGCTGAGGAGAGGAACAAGGCCCAATTCGATGTCAGCGAGATGAAGATCGTCTGGGCCAGCTCTCGCCACGCCTTTGAACGCTCAGATCGGATTGCTCGACTAGTCGCCAGTGATCCG GGAATGTTTGTACCAGCTATTAAGGGACAGGGGACAGGTGAACAACAACAGAAATGGTTGCCATTGGCATATAAGATGGAAATAATTGGCTGCTCTGCACAAACTGAGCTTGGTCATGGCTCCAATGTTCAAGGGCTTGAAACCACTGCAACAATTGATCCTCAGACTGATGAGTTCATTATTCACAGTCCTACACTTAGTTCAAGTAAA TCAGCTTGTAGTGGCAGCACCAGGTTCCTATCAGATTCCCAACATAGTCTAATAATAGATGGCAAGGACCATGGAGTGCATG GTTTTATTGTACAGCTACGGAGCTTTGATCATGTGCGTATCCCTAGGAATCAAATGTTGATGCG ATTTGTTGGTGAGTGGTTGAAATGGCTGTATACTAATGTGACACAAAGATTGCAAGCTAATGATTTCTCTACATTGCCCGAGGCTCATGCATGTACTACAG
- the LOC123204150 gene encoding peroxisomal acyl-coenzyme A oxidase 1-like isoform X4 — translation MCGANYLAEERNKAQFDVSEMKIVWASSRHAFERSDRIARLVASDPGMFVPAIKGQGTGEQQQKWLPLAYKMEIIGCSAQTELGHGSNVQGLETTATIDPQTDEFIIHSPTLSSSKSACSGSTRFLSDSQHSLIIDGKDHGVHGFIVQLRSFDHVRIPRNQMLMRLSQVTREGNIHNPMFHDN, via the exons ATGTGCGGCGCTAATTATCTAGCTGAGGAGAGGAACAAGGCCCAATTCGATGTCAGCGAGATGAAGATCGTCTGGGCCAGCTCTCGCCACGCCTTTGAACGCTCAGATCGGATTGCTCGACTAGTCGCCAGTGATCCG GGAATGTTTGTACCAGCTATTAAGGGACAGGGGACAGGTGAACAACAACAGAAATGGTTGCCATTGGCATATAAGATGGAAATAATTGGCTGCTCTGCACAAACTGAGCTTGGTCATGGCTCCAATGTTCAAGGGCTTGAAACCACTGCAACAATTGATCCTCAGACTGATGAGTTCATTATTCACAGTCCTACACTTAGTTCAAGTAAA TCAGCTTGTAGTGGCAGCACCAGGTTCCTATCAGATTCCCAACATAGTCTAATAATAGATGGCAAGGACCATGGAGTGCATG GTTTTATTGTACAGCTACGGAGCTTTGATCATGTGCGTATCCCTAGGAATCAAATGTTGATGCG GCTTTCACAAGTTACAAGAGAGGGGAATATACACAATCCAATGTTCCACGACAATTAG